From Paenibacillus graminis, a single genomic window includes:
- a CDS encoding chemotaxis protein CheX, translated as MKAEVINPFLESARIVIEQVIQVSPSTGNLGIKDIELIDSHIWIQVGMTGQLSGDIIFGIAEQVALKIVSAMMGGYVITEMDEMGQSAISELGNMISGNASTILSNQGVSVDITPPKLVKTEGMAVLPRKALSIPLLMEGIGELDIQVMIS; from the coding sequence ATGAAAGCAGAAGTAATTAATCCGTTTTTAGAATCTGCAAGAATTGTAATTGAACAGGTGATACAGGTCTCGCCATCCACCGGTAATTTGGGGATTAAGGATATCGAACTGATTGATAGTCATATATGGATACAAGTGGGGATGACTGGTCAACTGAGCGGGGATATTATCTTCGGGATTGCTGAACAGGTAGCGCTAAAGATCGTATCGGCCATGATGGGTGGCTATGTGATTACGGAGATGGATGAGATGGGCCAGAGCGCAATTTCGGAGCTGGGCAACATGATCAGCGGCAACGCCAGCACCATTTTGTCCAATCAGGGGGTATCGGTGGACATTACTCCGCCCAAGCTGGTGAAGACAGAGGGGATGGCGGTCCTGCCGCGCAAAGCGCTGAGCATTCCGCTTTTAATGGAAGGTATCGGAGAGCTCGATATTCAGGTAATGATCTCTTAG
- a CDS encoding LysR family transcriptional regulator: MNISQLETLITISKTMSFRKAGELLNLTQPAVSAQIKSLEEEFKTQLVDRNQPVTLTDRGQVFLTHAEQIVGLVEELKQRLADLDENPQGHIILGTTTSIAIQILPRILSYFQDQFPHIKTSISSMSSSQIYQHVENGLVDVGIGYLIGRSPGMTTSVLYYDTFELVVSPRHPLAQVKSAGIEALRNTPLILLSPDTVGRRFADEVFAKHGIQPQVIMELTSSEEVKRMVELDLGAAVISKQSVTAEVRSGTLKIVPIIELEVTHPVGVITKSGKYVNSAMRQFLSDLKGMPETHFIGSE, from the coding sequence ATGAATATCAGTCAGCTTGAAACGCTGATTACCATCTCCAAAACGATGAGCTTCCGCAAGGCGGGCGAACTGCTCAACCTGACCCAGCCGGCGGTTTCGGCCCAGATCAAAAGCCTCGAGGAGGAGTTCAAAACACAGCTTGTTGACCGCAACCAGCCGGTGACACTGACGGACAGGGGACAGGTATTCCTGACGCATGCTGAACAGATTGTAGGTCTTGTCGAAGAGCTTAAGCAGCGCCTTGCGGATTTGGATGAAAATCCGCAGGGGCATATTATTCTCGGGACGACTACCTCAATCGCCATTCAGATTCTGCCGCGAATCCTTTCTTATTTTCAGGACCAGTTCCCGCATATCAAAACTTCGATTTCTTCCATGTCTTCGTCCCAAATTTATCAGCATGTGGAGAATGGCCTGGTCGATGTCGGCATCGGTTACTTAATCGGACGCAGTCCGGGAATGACTACATCAGTGCTCTATTATGACACCTTCGAATTGGTGGTTTCTCCCCGCCATCCCCTTGCACAGGTCAAATCTGCCGGAATTGAAGCGCTGCGCAATACCCCGCTTATCCTGCTCTCGCCGGACACGGTCGGCCGGAGATTCGCTGATGAGGTGTTCGCGAAGCATGGCATCCAGCCGCAGGTAATCATGGAGCTGACCAGCAGCGAGGAAGTGAAGCGGATGGTGGAACTGGATCTCGGTGCGGCGGTGATTTCCAAGCAGTCGGTGACCGCCGAGGTGCGCAGCGGCACCCTTAAGATCGTCCCGATTATCGAGCTTGAGGTCACACATCCTGTAGGTGTCATTACGAAATCAGGCAAATACGTCAACTCTGCCATGCGGCAGTTTCTAAGCGACCTCAAAGGCATGCCGGAAACCCACTTCATCGGTTCAGAATAA
- a CDS encoding histidinol-phosphatase, giving the protein MKFDLHTHHFRCGHADGTIRDYIEAGIAAGLSVIGISDHTPYFGSESEQAFPRIAMAKSELANYVEEVLALQKEYEGTIDVLLGIESDYFPEYAELYRRTLSAYPFDYIIGSVHNVGGVSIFNKSRWKNLNLQGKIAGKAEYYRLITASARSGMFQILGHIDAMKGNYPQFSDIPATAEIDECLRVIGECGIAIEINTSGGTKLCGGWYPSDDILERALHYGVVVTFGSDAHLPSRVADQRDAVAARLKEIGFIRWVYFKQAQQISVPIE; this is encoded by the coding sequence ATGAAATTCGACCTGCATACCCATCATTTCCGCTGCGGCCATGCTGACGGAACGATCAGGGACTATATTGAAGCCGGCATTGCTGCCGGTCTTTCAGTCATCGGTATTTCCGACCATACGCCATACTTCGGAAGTGAGTCCGAGCAGGCTTTTCCCCGTATTGCCATGGCCAAATCCGAGCTTGCCAACTATGTGGAGGAAGTACTGGCCCTGCAAAAAGAATACGAGGGCACCATCGATGTGCTGCTGGGGATCGAATCAGACTACTTCCCCGAATATGCAGAGCTGTACCGCCGGACATTATCGGCCTATCCGTTTGATTACATCATCGGCTCGGTACATAATGTGGGCGGTGTGAGCATCTTCAATAAAAGCCGCTGGAAAAATCTTAACCTCCAGGGGAAGATCGCCGGCAAAGCCGAGTATTACCGGCTGATTACCGCTTCCGCACGCAGCGGCATGTTCCAGATCCTCGGCCACATTGATGCCATGAAGGGCAATTATCCGCAGTTCTCGGATATCCCGGCCACAGCCGAAATCGACGAATGTCTGCGCGTTATCGGAGAGTGCGGCATTGCAATCGAAATCAACACTTCCGGAGGCACCAAGCTCTGCGGAGGCTGGTATCCTTCGGATGACATCCTGGAGCGGGCGCTGCATTATGGGGTGGTGGTCACCTTCGGCTCTGATGCCCATCTCCCTTCCCGGGTCGCCGACCAGCGGGACGCTGTAGCGGCACGCCTGAAGGAAATCGGATTTATCCGCTGGGTCTACTTCAAGCAGGCCCAGCAAATCTCCGTGCCGATAGAGTAG
- a CDS encoding NADPH-dependent oxidoreductase, whose product MIRTLMNHRSFRQYRREPVEPEKLKTIIEAAQAAPSWVNGQQVSVIAVRSEERRQRLSVLSGNQKHVAEAPLFLVFCMDFYRAKVACELEGQPFEAAKDVDALLVGATDVGIALSNAIAAAESLGLGIIPIGGVRRHTAEVIELLELPEYVFPVVGLCVGYPAVELPKKPRLPLEAVLNEEQYNPEVKGLIEAYNLAHRASLKEQGLTERDWSSTIAHFYTLNPQYGDAQHTLKRQGFTCDNLKK is encoded by the coding sequence GTGATCCGTACATTAATGAATCACCGCTCCTTCCGGCAATACCGCCGTGAACCCGTGGAGCCGGAGAAGCTGAAGACTATTATTGAAGCGGCCCAAGCCGCGCCGTCCTGGGTGAATGGACAGCAGGTATCGGTTATCGCCGTACGCAGCGAAGAACGCCGGCAGCGGCTTTCGGTGTTGAGTGGAAATCAGAAGCATGTGGCGGAAGCGCCGTTATTTCTGGTATTCTGCATGGATTTTTACCGGGCCAAAGTGGCATGTGAACTGGAGGGGCAGCCTTTTGAGGCCGCGAAGGATGTCGATGCGCTGCTCGTCGGCGCGACAGATGTCGGGATTGCCTTATCCAATGCCATCGCTGCTGCGGAGTCGCTGGGGCTGGGCATCATCCCGATTGGCGGAGTGCGCCGCCATACGGCGGAGGTCATCGAGCTTCTGGAGCTGCCGGAGTATGTATTCCCGGTTGTGGGGTTATGCGTCGGATACCCTGCCGTGGAGCTGCCGAAGAAGCCAAGGCTTCCCTTGGAGGCTGTCCTGAATGAGGAGCAGTATAATCCGGAGGTGAAGGGCCTGATTGAAGCTTACAATCTGGCGCATCGGGCTTCCCTGAAGGAGCAAGGCCTGACGGAGCGGGACTGGAGCAGCACCATCGCCCATTTTTATACACTCAATCCGCAGTACGGAGACGCTCAGCATACACTGAAGCGGCAGGGTTTTACCTGCGATAATCTGAAAAAATAA
- a CDS encoding GNAT family N-acetyltransferase, with product MSTYDTVLSMARQGEKVELRTMPATEAGVLKTLLIHPLVQPHILLRQGASSPHAYLDKLVARMLHAFDPCALHAGIYVLGQQELIGTVSLQNWNRYENKAVLGYLLNPLWWGRGLATEAVGLLLDYSFQELGLLRAEGRCRGDNLRSERVMIKNGLTLERILPMPGSPADVMKVFTLLHK from the coding sequence ATGAGCACTTACGATACGGTATTATCCATGGCACGGCAAGGCGAAAAGGTTGAACTCAGAACGATGCCGGCCACCGAGGCTGGAGTGCTCAAGACGCTGCTCATCCATCCGCTGGTGCAGCCGCATATTTTGCTACGTCAGGGTGCGAGCTCACCACATGCTTATCTGGATAAGCTGGTAGCCCGGATGCTTCATGCTTTCGATCCCTGCGCACTCCATGCCGGAATTTATGTTTTGGGACAACAGGAACTGATCGGAACAGTCTCCTTGCAGAATTGGAACCGCTATGAGAACAAGGCTGTGCTGGGATATCTGCTGAACCCGCTATGGTGGGGGCGGGGACTGGCTACGGAAGCTGTCGGACTGCTGCTGGATTACAGCTTTCAGGAGCTGGGTCTTCTCAGGGCCGAGGGACGCTGCCGCGGTGACAATCTCAGGTCTGAACGGGTCATGATCAAAAACGGGCTCACCCTGGAGCGGATCCTCCCCATGCCGGGCAGCCCGGCCGATGTAATGAAAGTATTCACATTGTTACACAAATGA
- a CDS encoding metallophosphoesterase → MNKKSSGASPDLPAAAAEGSTRYSTPPAQTGGGRKITRRQFLTRGAATLFGAGLLTSGYAWKGEPNWLDITRLELSFKELPSAFAGTRLVHFSDVHLGFNKDVHDLKRLVGHIKEAQPDIICFTGDIVDSYAEDLTESVPVLAELSAPLGKYAILGNHDYKNTELLTRLLNEAGFRVLRNQSYLVKQGGASIAVAGLEDMLHGKPNPQAALKDVPEGMFTLLMMHEPDYADTVEAYPFHLQLSGHSHGGQIRLPFVGAAYTPYGSNKYISGLYYTDKKRMPVYVNRGFGETYMPFRFMCRPELTIFTLRRA, encoded by the coding sequence ATGAATAAAAAATCGTCCGGGGCTTCTCCCGATCTCCCGGCAGCTGCCGCAGAAGGCAGCACCCGGTACAGTACTCCGCCCGCGCAGACCGGCGGCGGCCGCAAAATCACCCGCCGCCAATTCCTGACCCGGGGGGCGGCTACATTATTCGGCGCAGGGCTGCTCACCAGCGGCTACGCCTGGAAGGGTGAGCCGAACTGGCTGGACATTACCCGGCTGGAGCTGTCCTTCAAGGAGCTTCCATCCGCCTTTGCAGGTACCCGGCTGGTACATTTCAGCGATGTGCATCTGGGCTTCAACAAGGATGTTCACGATTTGAAGCGGCTGGTCGGGCATATCAAGGAGGCCCAGCCGGACATCATCTGCTTCACCGGAGATATTGTGGACAGCTATGCCGAGGATCTGACGGAGTCCGTACCGGTTCTGGCAGAGCTGAGTGCACCGCTTGGCAAATACGCGATCCTGGGCAACCATGATTACAAGAATACGGAGCTGCTCACCCGGCTGCTGAATGAAGCCGGATTCCGCGTGCTGCGGAACCAGTCTTATCTGGTGAAGCAGGGGGGGGCCTCCATCGCAGTGGCGGGACTCGAAGACATGCTGCACGGCAAGCCTAATCCCCAGGCGGCTCTGAAGGATGTTCCTGAGGGAATGTTCACGCTGCTGATGATGCATGAGCCGGATTATGCCGACACGGTAGAAGCGTATCCCTTCCATCTGCAGCTCTCCGGGCATAGTCATGGCGGGCAGATCCGCCTGCCCTTTGTGGGCGCGGCATACACTCCATATGGATCGAATAAATACATAAGCGGGTTGTATTATACGGACAAAAAGAGGATGCCGGTGTATGTCAACAGGGGGTTCGGCGAAACCTATATGCCATTCCGGTTTATGTGCAGGCCTGAACTGACCATTTTTACCCTGCGACGGGCATAG
- a CDS encoding potassium channel family protein, with amino-acid sequence MTWWMWTLNIAVIVLFSLWLYRIKLSWMGKGVLLAPILIYALVSVEDLLNWIDLGAILPGDKGLRGLILIFALASMLFYVLFIFHEIKESNSKEVRLQQTLVRISIAAFSCIIFFTIVYTSIYKLFGQSSFDGKGLGDDLLSQLITFLYFSVATFTTVGYGDVAPVDNTSRLVVIMQISFSFITVAYALSMLGLFRKILGPGSEEEIEAEIDVNIETEVDEKVEEAKDELQPEKCAERSGSPKPSD; translated from the coding sequence ATGACTTGGTGGATGTGGACCCTTAATATAGCTGTAATTGTGCTGTTCTCGTTGTGGCTGTACCGGATAAAGCTGAGCTGGATGGGAAAAGGGGTGCTCCTTGCTCCCATTCTGATCTATGCCCTGGTTTCGGTCGAAGATCTGCTGAACTGGATTGATCTCGGTGCCATTTTGCCAGGAGACAAGGGGCTGCGCGGACTTATTCTCATTTTTGCTCTGGCTTCGATGCTGTTCTATGTGCTGTTTATCTTTCATGAAATCAAGGAATCGAACAGCAAGGAGGTCAGGCTGCAGCAGACGCTGGTGCGCATCAGTATTGCGGCCTTCTCCTGCATTATTTTTTTTACGATTGTATATACATCCATATATAAGCTGTTTGGACAGTCCTCCTTCGATGGAAAAGGGCTCGGCGATGATTTGCTCAGCCAGTTGATTACCTTCCTCTACTTCAGCGTGGCTACCTTTACAACAGTCGGGTACGGGGATGTAGCCCCGGTGGACAACACCTCTCGTCTTGTGGTTATCATGCAGATCAGCTTCAGCTTCATTACCGTCGCCTATGCATTATCCATGCTGGGTTTGTTCCGCAAGATTCTGGGCCCCGGCTCGGAAGAGGAGATTGAAGCCGAGATTGATGTAAATATCGAAACTGAGGTTGATGAGAAGGTAGAAGAAGCGAAGGATGAGTTGCAGCCGGAAAAGTGTGCAGAACGCTCCGGTTCACCCAAGCCATCCGACTAG
- a CDS encoding DUF3891 family protein yields the protein MICREQDGYLIMMRQHEHGLLAGKFAEWFKEQHVPAEGRQAEVLRAISHHDRGWIDLDETPFWNDAERAPYTFIDFPLVPKLTFYRRGLDEIEADTPYGALLCSSHYERLIEISGEDCPELTAYLKHEEDRRARIHRHLENSKPLAEGELYYDARLLQFCDDLSLYLGLSEPGSPKSEEHPWFRDGFSGSEDFSFTSGRLIMAEWQDESTLLLDPFPFTENVRVAFKLRRVLKKDVESQGIARAYSGTPEEECHITVASRSE from the coding sequence GTGATTTGTCGTGAACAGGACGGATATTTAATAATGATGAGGCAGCATGAGCACGGGCTATTGGCTGGTAAATTTGCCGAATGGTTCAAGGAGCAGCATGTTCCGGCAGAAGGACGCCAGGCAGAGGTGCTGCGGGCGATCAGCCATCATGACCGGGGCTGGATTGATCTTGATGAGACTCCATTCTGGAATGATGCGGAAAGGGCGCCATATACTTTTATAGACTTTCCGCTTGTACCGAAGCTGACCTTCTACAGACGCGGGCTGGATGAGATTGAGGCGGACACGCCGTATGGCGCCCTGCTCTGCAGTTCGCATTATGAGCGGCTGATTGAGATATCCGGCGAGGATTGTCCGGAGCTTACTGCCTACCTGAAGCATGAGGAGGACCGCCGGGCCCGTATCCACCGTCATCTGGAGAACAGCAAACCGCTCGCAGAGGGTGAATTGTATTATGATGCGAGATTGCTGCAGTTCTGCGACGATCTCTCGCTGTACCTGGGCTTAAGTGAGCCGGGAAGCCCAAAATCGGAAGAGCATCCCTGGTTCCGTGACGGCTTCTCGGGAAGTGAGGATTTCAGCTTCACTTCCGGCCGTCTGATTATGGCGGAATGGCAGGATGAGTCTACACTGCTGCTTGATCCTTTTCCGTTCACCGAGAACGTCAGGGTGGCCTTTAAGCTGCGCCGGGTCCTTAAGAAGGATGTAGAGAGCCAAGGCATCGCCCGCGCCTACAGCGGCACGCCGGAAGAGGAATGCCACATTACTGTAGCAAGCCGGTCCGAATAG
- the sdhB gene encoding succinate dehydrogenase iron-sulfur subunit: protein MAETAAAPKNVKFVITRQDEPETAPYTEEFELAYRPGMNVISALMEIQRNPVNAKGDSTVPVCWESNCLEEVCGACSMVINGKPRQACAALIDNLEQPVRIEPMKTFPVVRDLVIDRSRMFGALKRVKAWIPIDGTYDLGPGPRMPEKKRQWAYELSKCMTCGVCLEACPNVNEKTNFIGPAAISQVRLFNAHPTGEMNADERLDALMEDGGIDGCGNSQNCVRACPKGIPLTTSIAEINKQTTKHMFKRWLGV, encoded by the coding sequence ATGGCGGAAACTGCTGCAGCTCCCAAAAACGTAAAATTTGTGATTACCCGCCAGGACGAACCGGAGACGGCCCCTTATACGGAAGAGTTCGAGCTTGCGTACCGTCCGGGGATGAATGTGATCAGCGCGTTGATGGAGATTCAGCGCAACCCGGTCAACGCCAAGGGGGACAGCACGGTTCCGGTCTGCTGGGAGTCCAACTGTCTGGAGGAGGTGTGCGGGGCCTGCTCCATGGTAATCAACGGCAAGCCCCGCCAGGCCTGCGCCGCTCTGATCGATAATCTGGAGCAGCCGGTGCGCATCGAGCCGATGAAGACCTTCCCGGTGGTGCGTGACCTGGTGATTGACCGCAGCCGGATGTTTGGCGCGCTTAAACGGGTCAAGGCGTGGATTCCGATCGACGGCACCTATGATCTCGGTCCTGGCCCGCGTATGCCGGAGAAGAAGCGCCAATGGGCGTATGAGCTGTCCAAGTGCATGACCTGCGGCGTCTGCCTGGAAGCCTGTCCTAACGTCAATGAAAAAACTAATTTCATCGGCCCGGCGGCCATTTCACAGGTCCGTCTGTTCAACGCCCATCCGACAGGCGAGATGAATGCGGATGAGCGTCTGGATGCGCTGATGGAAGACGGAGGCATTGACGGCTGCGGCAACTCGCAGAACTGCGTGCGCGCCTGCCCGAAAGGCATCCCGCTCACCACGTCCATTGCCGAGATCAACAAACAGACCACCAAGCATATGTTCAAACGCTGGCTGGGTGTATAG
- the sdhA gene encoding succinate dehydrogenase flavoprotein subunit — MASADIIIVGGGLAGLMATIKAAESGAHVHLFSLVPVKRSHSVCAQGGINGAVNTKGEGDSPWEHFDDTVYGGDFLANQPPVKAMCEAAPGIIHLMDRMGVMFNRTPEGLLDFRRFGGTKRHRTAFAGATTGQQLLYALDEQVRRWEAEGLVTKSENWEFLSVILDDERVCRGISAQNLKTMEIQTFPADAVILASGGPGIIFGKTTNSVINTGTAASAVYQQGVHYANGEFIQIHPTAIPGDDKLRLMSESARGEGGRIWTYKDGKPWYFLEEKYPSYGNLVPRDIATREIFNVCVDQGLGINGENMVYLDLSHKDPKELDVKLGGIIEIYEKFMGDDPRKIPMKIFPAVHYSMGGMWVDYNQMTNIPGLFAAGECEYQYHGANRLGANSLVSAIYGGMVSGPKAVEYIKGLKKSVQDISSAVFDSFHKTQTDKYESLLAMSGTENAYVIHKELGEWMTANMTVVRENTKLTATIGKIKELKERYRRINMNDTSRWNNQGVAFTRQLWNMLELSEAMTLGALLRNESRGAHYKPEFPTRNDEEFLKTTKAAWTADGPQISYEEVDVSLIPPRVRDYSKD, encoded by the coding sequence ATGGCATCAGCCGATATCATTATCGTGGGCGGGGGGCTGGCCGGCCTGATGGCTACCATCAAGGCTGCAGAATCCGGCGCACATGTGCATTTATTCTCCCTTGTTCCTGTCAAAAGATCGCATTCGGTCTGCGCGCAAGGCGGCATCAACGGAGCGGTGAACACCAAAGGTGAGGGAGACTCGCCTTGGGAGCATTTCGACGACACTGTATACGGCGGCGATTTTCTTGCCAACCAGCCTCCGGTCAAGGCGATGTGTGAGGCTGCACCGGGGATCATCCATCTGATGGACCGGATGGGTGTCATGTTCAACCGCACGCCGGAGGGGCTGCTCGATTTCCGCCGGTTCGGCGGCACGAAGCGCCACCGGACAGCTTTTGCAGGTGCGACGACCGGCCAGCAGCTGCTGTATGCGCTGGATGAGCAGGTGCGCCGCTGGGAAGCCGAAGGCCTGGTCACCAAAAGCGAGAACTGGGAATTCCTCTCGGTGATCTTGGATGATGAACGCGTATGCCGCGGCATCAGTGCCCAGAATCTCAAGACGATGGAGATTCAGACCTTCCCGGCGGATGCGGTGATTCTGGCGAGCGGCGGTCCCGGTATTATTTTTGGCAAAACAACGAACTCGGTCATCAACACGGGAACAGCTGCCAGCGCTGTATACCAGCAGGGTGTGCATTACGCCAACGGCGAATTCATTCAGATCCATCCGACCGCGATTCCCGGCGATGACAAGCTGCGGCTGATGTCGGAATCGGCGCGCGGTGAAGGCGGACGCATCTGGACCTACAAGGACGGTAAGCCGTGGTACTTCCTGGAGGAGAAATATCCTTCCTACGGGAATCTGGTGCCGCGCGATATTGCAACCCGGGAGATTTTTAATGTGTGTGTGGACCAGGGGCTGGGCATTAACGGTGAAAATATGGTCTACCTGGATCTTTCCCACAAGGACCCGAAGGAGCTGGACGTTAAGCTGGGCGGCATTATCGAAATCTATGAAAAATTCATGGGCGATGATCCCCGCAAAATTCCGATGAAAATATTCCCGGCTGTGCATTACTCCATGGGCGGCATGTGGGTCGACTATAACCAGATGACCAATATTCCCGGGCTGTTCGCGGCAGGGGAATGTGAATACCAATATCACGGTGCAAACCGGCTCGGCGCGAACTCGCTCGTATCGGCGATCTACGGCGGTATGGTCTCGGGGCCGAAGGCTGTTGAATATATTAAAGGACTGAAGAAATCGGTACAGGACATTTCCTCTGCCGTCTTTGACAGCTTCCATAAGACACAAACTGATAAATATGAGTCTTTGCTGGCGATGTCGGGCACTGAGAACGCCTATGTCATTCATAAAGAGCTGGGCGAATGGATGACCGCCAATATGACGGTTGTGCGCGAGAATACCAAGCTTACTGCCACCATCGGCAAAATCAAAGAGCTGAAGGAGCGCTACCGCCGGATCAACATGAACGATACCTCGCGTTGGAACAACCAGGGCGTAGCCTTCACCCGCCAGCTGTGGAACATGCTGGAGCTGTCCGAAGCCATGACCCTCGGGGCGCTGCTGCGCAACGAGAGCCGCGGCGCGCACTATAAGCCGGAATTCCCGACACGCAATGACGAGGAATTCCTGAAGACCACCAAGGCCGCATGGACGGCGGACGGCCCGCAAATCTCTTACGAAGAAGTGGATGTATCGCTGATTCCTCCACGGGTACGGGATTACTCGAAGGATTGA
- a CDS encoding succinate dehydrogenase cytochrome b558 subunit, with amino-acid sequence MRGFYSRKIHSLLGVIPLGFFFLEHMLTNFSAVEGGASGFTDSVLWLNSLPLVFFLELFGIWLPLLYHGVYGLYIAYQAKPNLNRYNLERNWRYTLQRISGVITFIFIVWHLYDTRVQVALGNVEHEELGGVMHNIVTQPLLLTVYIIGILAACFHFANGLWSFLISWGITVGPRSQRVSSVICLGLFVIVSFMFLFSLVTFRDNEFQATASAVQSLRNLI; translated from the coding sequence ATGAGAGGATTTTATTCCAGAAAGATTCATTCCTTGCTTGGCGTGATCCCGCTCGGGTTCTTTTTCCTAGAGCACATGCTGACGAATTTCTCGGCAGTAGAGGGAGGCGCTTCCGGTTTTACGGACAGTGTGCTGTGGCTGAACAGCCTGCCGCTCGTCTTCTTCCTGGAATTGTTCGGCATATGGCTTCCGCTGCTGTATCACGGGGTCTACGGGCTGTATATTGCCTACCAGGCCAAGCCAAACCTGAACCGCTACAATCTTGAACGGAACTGGCGGTACACGCTGCAGCGGATCAGCGGAGTGATCACCTTTATCTTCATTGTCTGGCATCTGTACGATACCCGTGTTCAGGTGGCGCTCGGCAATGTGGAGCACGAAGAGCTTGGCGGTGTTATGCATAACATTGTAACCCAGCCGCTGCTGCTGACTGTGTATATCATCGGTATTCTGGCAGCCTGCTTCCACTTTGCGAACGGTCTCTGGTCGTTTCTGATCAGCTGGGGAATTACCGTGGGGCCCCGTTCCCAAAGAGTATCCTCCGTCATCTGTCTGGGCCTGTTCGTAATTGTCAGCTTCATGTTCCTGTTCTCGCTGGTTACTTTCCGTGACAATGAATTCCAGGCTACGGCTTCGGCTGTACAGTCGCTTCGCAATCTGATTTAA
- a CDS encoding LysR family transcriptional regulator — MFDDLDIFAAVVEHSSLNRASRQLNLSQPALSRKISKLEERLGVALFNRFGKRLELTEVGRLTYTYALEQRQQRSKFLEALSKFKEGEPQLVTLGASLTTLQTTLPPLVNAYMEKYPAAELKLITGKTHEIVSSVSEGRADLGIIASATQEPGLRCIPLFEDQLRLVVSEHHPLTLSPKLTMSDLSRLPMILFSKGTWYRRMTDEVFQRSGVDPDVRMEIDSFEAIVRLLPTIKAAALLPKSYLRPELLNGGGLVSLHIKELEQTQRTTCLIYPSSGGLSTAARCLVQVTEEVFLPGRE; from the coding sequence ATGTTTGATGATTTGGATATTTTTGCTGCTGTCGTGGAACACTCCAGCCTGAACCGGGCTTCGCGCCAGCTTAATTTGTCCCAGCCTGCCCTCTCCCGCAAAATCTCCAAGCTGGAGGAGCGGCTCGGCGTTGCACTGTTCAACCGGTTCGGCAAGCGGCTGGAGCTGACGGAGGTGGGCCGTCTTACTTATACCTATGCGCTGGAGCAGCGGCAGCAGCGTTCCAAGTTTCTGGAAGCGCTGTCGAAGTTCAAGGAAGGGGAACCGCAGCTTGTAACCCTCGGGGCCAGCCTGACCACGCTTCAGACTACTCTGCCGCCGCTTGTGAATGCCTACATGGAGAAATATCCGGCAGCCGAGCTGAAGCTGATTACCGGCAAGACGCATGAGATTGTCTCTTCCGTCAGCGAAGGCAGGGCCGATCTTGGGATTATCGCATCCGCTACTCAGGAGCCGGGTCTGCGCTGCATCCCGCTGTTCGAGGATCAGCTGCGGCTGGTGGTTTCCGAGCACCACCCTCTGACCCTGTCACCGAAGCTGACGATGAGCGACCTCTCCCGGCTGCCGATGATCCTCTTCTCCAAGGGCACCTGGTACCGCCGTATGACCGATGAAGTATTTCAGCGCAGCGGAGTCGATCCCGATGTGCGGATGGAGATCGACTCCTTCGAGGCCATCGTCCGGCTGCTGCCGACGATCAAAGCTGCAGCGCTGCTTCCGAAGTCTTACCTCCGCCCTGAGCTGCTGAACGGGGGCGGCCTGGTCTCGCTGCATATTAAGGAGCTGGAGCAGACCCAGCGGACGACCTGTCTGATCTACCCTAGCAGTGGCGGCCTAAGCACAGCTGCACGCTGCCTGGTGCAGGTCACAGAGGAAGTGTTCCTGCCGGGACGGGAATAA